A part of Aquila chrysaetos chrysaetos chromosome 14, bAquChr1.4, whole genome shotgun sequence genomic DNA contains:
- the SLITRK5 gene encoding LOW QUALITY PROTEIN: SLIT and NTRK-like protein 5 (The sequence of the model RefSeq protein was modified relative to this genomic sequence to represent the inferred CDS: inserted 2 bases in 1 codon), whose protein sequence is MYACCSTVTLEQDLNKKMHIWMLQTIAFALTSLVLSWAESIEYYGEICDNACPCEEKDSILTVSCENRGIISLFEISPPRFPVYHLLLSGNLLNRLYPNQFVNYTGASILHLGSNDIQDIETGAFHGLRGLRRLHLNNNKLELLRDDTFLGLESLEYLQVDYNYISVIEPNAFSKLHLLQVLILNDNLLSSLPNNLFRFVPLTHLDLRGNRLKLLPYVGLLQHMDKVVELQLEENPWNCSCELIALKDWLDSISYSALVGDVVCETPFRLHGRDLDEVSKQELCPRRLISDYEMRPQTPLSTTGYFHTTPASVNSVATSSSAVYKSPLKPPKGTRQPNKTRVRPTSRLPSKDLGYSNYGPSIAYQTKSPVPLECPTACTCNLQISDLGLNVNCQERKIESISELQPKPYNPKKMYLTENYIALVRRADFVDATGLDLLHLGNNRISVIQDRAFGDLTNLRRLYLNGNRIERLSPELFYGLQSLQYLFLQYNVIREIEAGTFESVPNLQLLFLNNNLLRSLPGNIFAGLSLYRLSLRSNHFSYLPVSGVLDQLKSLLQIDLHENPWDCTCDVVGMKLWLEQLNTGVLVDQVICESPKKFAQSDMRAVRAELLCPDYSDIVVSTPTPSPGQLPARTTPSSSTVRLNGTAAAGGSAPAGGGAGGSSVPLSVLILSLLLVFIMSVFVAAGLFVLVMKRRKKGPGDHASANNSDVSSFNMQYSVYGGGHPPHHHHHHPHLQQHPPHRGGGGGGGGGGGGGGGGGAALPKVKTPAGHVYEYIPHPLGHMCKNPIYRSREGNAGEDYKDLHELKVTYGSHPLPPGGGAPPPPPPPPXPPPAPGGEDAPARSPAYSVSTIEPREELLSPVQDADRFYRGILEPDKHSSSSSALGTPGSTLPDYPKLPAAYTYSPGYDLRRAHQYLHPGPGDGRLRETVLYSPPSTVYVEPNRNEYLELKAKLNAEPDYLEVLEKQTTFSQF, encoded by the exons atgtacGCTTGCTGCTCTACAGTAACTTTGGAACAGGACctcaacaaaaaaatgcatatcTGGATGCTGCAGACGATCGCATTTGCTTTAACATCGCTAGTCCTTTCGTGGGCAGAAAGCATCGAGTATTATGGGGAAATCTGTGATAATGCGTGTCCTTGTGAGGAGAAGGACAGCATCTTAACAGTGAGCTGTGAAAACAGAGGGATCATCAGCCTTTTTGAGATCAGTCCACCAAGGTTCCCTGTCTACCACCTCTTGTTGTCTGGGAACCTTCTGAACAGGCTGTACCCGAACCAGTTTGTCAATTACACGGGGGCTTCGATTTTGCATCTGGGGAGCAATGACATACAAGACATAGAAACCGGGGCCTTTCACGGTCTGAGAGGTTTAAGGAGGCTGCACCTGAACAATAACAAGCTGGAACTTTTACGGGATGACACTTTCCTTGGGCTAGAGAGTTTGGAATACCTACAGGTCGATTATAATTATATTAGCGTCATTGAACCCAATGCCTTCAGCAAACTGCATTTGCTGCAGGTGCTGATTCTCAATGACAACCTCCTCTCCAGTTTGCCCAACAACCTTTTCCGTTTTGTGCCCTTAACTCACCTGGACCTGAGGGGTAACCGGCTGAAGCTGTTGCCCTACGTGGGCCTTTTGCAGCACATGGATAAAGTGgtggagctgcagctggaggaaaacCCCTGGAATTGCTCTTGTGAATTGATTGCTCTAAAGGATTGGCTGGACAGTATCTCCTACTCCGCTCTGGTGGGAGATGTGGTTTGTGAGACCCCTTTCCGCTTACATGGTCGAGACTTGGATGAAGTCTCCAAGCAGGAGCTTTGCCCCAGGAGGCTCATCTCGGATTATGAAATGAGACCGCAGACACCACTGAGCACCACAGGGTATTTCCACACTACCCCGGCCTCGGTCAACTCCGTGGCCACTTCTTCTTCGGCTGTTTACAAATCCCCCTTGAAGCCCCCCAAAGGGACCCGCCAACCCAACAAGACGAGGGTGCGCCCCACCTCCCGCCTGCCCTCAAAAGACCTGGGATACAGCAACTATGGCCCCAGCATTGCCTACCAGACCAAATCCCCGGTGCCTTTGGAGTGTCCCACTGCCTGCACTTGCAACTTGCAGATTTCTGACCTGGGCCTCAATGTCAATTGTCAGGAGAGGAAGATTGAGAGCATTTCTGAACTGCAGCCCAAACCCTATAATCCTAAGAAGATGTATCTGACGGAAAACTACATTGCGCTGGTACGCAGGGCAGATTTTGTGGACGCCACTGGGCTGGATTTGCTGCATCTGGGCAATAATCGGATCTCGGTCATTCAGGACCGGGCTTTTGGGGATTTAACTAATTTGCGAAGGCTGTACCTGAACGGGAACCGGATCGAGCGGCTGAGCCCAGAGCTGTTCTATGGGCTGCAAAGCCTGCAGTACCTCTTCCTGCAGTACAACGTCATCCGGGAGATAGAGGCGGGCACCTTCGAATCCGTCCCCAACCTTCAGCTCTTGTTTTTGAACAACAACCTGCTGAGGTCTTTGCCGGGGAACATTTTTGCGGGTCTCTCTCTCTACAGGCTGAGCCTGCGGAGCAACCACTTCTCCTACCTGCCAGTGAGCGGGGTGCTGGACCAGCTGAAATCCCTGCTGCAGATCGACCTGCACGAGAACCCCTGGGACTGCACCTGCGACGTGGTGGGCATGAAGCTGTGGCTGGAGCAGCTCAACACCGGCGTCCTGGTGGACCAGGTCATCTGCGAGTCCCCCAAGAAGTTCGCCCAGAGCGACATGCGGGCCGTCCGGGCGGAGCTGCTGTGCCCCGACTACTCGGACATCGTGGTCTCCACGCCCACGCCGTCCCCGGGCCAGCTGCCGGCCAGGaccaccccctcctcctccaccgTGCGCCTCAacggcacggcggcggcgggcggctccgcgcccgcgggcggcggcgccggcggcTCCTCGGTGCCGCTCTCCGTGCTGATCCTCAGCCTGCTGCTCGTCTTCATCATGTCCGTCTTCGTGGCGGCGGGGCTCTTCGTGCTCGTGATGAAGCGCCGCAAGAAGGGCCCGGGGGACCACGCCAGCGCCAACAACTCCGACGTGAGCTCCTTCAACATGCAGTACAGCGTCTACGGCGGCGGCCACCCCccgcaccaccaccaccaccacccccacctccagcagcacccgccccaccgcggcggcggcggcgggggcggcgggggcggcgggggcggcggcgggggcggcgcggcgctgcCCAAAGTGAAGACCCCCGCCGGCCACGTCTACGAGTACATCCCGCACCCCCTGGGCCACATGTGCAAGAACCCCATCTACCGCTCGCGGGAGGGCAACGCGGGCGAGGATTACAAAGACCTCCACGAGCTCAAGGTCACCTACGGcagccaccccctgccccccggggggggcgcgccgccgcccccgccgcccccccc gccgccgccggcgcccgGCGGGGAGGACGCGCCGGCGCGCAGCCCCGCGTACAGCGTGAGCACCATCGAGCCGCGGGAGGAGCTGCTCTCCCCGGTGCAAGACGCCGACCGCTTTTACAGGGGCATTTTGGAGCCCGACAaacactcctcctcctcctccgcgcTGGGCACACCCGGCTCCACCCTCCCCGACTACCCCAAGCTCCCCGCCGCCTACACCTACTCCCCCGGCTACGACCTTAGGCGTGCGCACCAGTACTTGCACCCGGGGCCGGGGGACGGCAGGCTGCGGGAGACGGTGCTCTACAGCCCCCCCAGTACTGTCTATGTAGAGCCCAACAGGAACGAGTACCTGGAgctaaaagcaaaactaaacgCAGAGCCGGACTACCTCGAAGTGCTGGAAAAACAGACCACGTTCAGCCAGTTCTGA